A segment of the Flavobacterium azooxidireducens genome:
AATAAAACCTGATAAATTGGAAAAATTGCAATTAATCGAATGGGCAAATAAAACCAACCTAAATTTTCACCGGTAAGACCAATATAATTTGTAAAAGGTTTTGATAAATAGGCCGAAACCGAACCGGTAATAGCAAAAACAATAAAAATGACTACGAGTTGAAAGTTAGACGTAACACCCCAACGGGCTTTTAATTTTTTCATAGATTTCGGGAAATTTTCAAAGAAAACAGAATTTTAAATTTTTTCTTTTTTAGGCTGTTTAACGATTTTTATAATCAACAAAATTAAAGCTAAAGATTTAAATAGCATTCCTAAAAGCAAGAATAAATTTCCATTTGAAAAATGTGTTATTTTGAAAAATGCTCCTAAGATGACAAAAAACATTCCGAGTAGAAAGGAAATAATGATATACAGAAATTTTTGCAACATATAAAATTAGATTCTGGCCGAAAATCCGCCAAGTTGTTGTTTGTATGTTTGT
Coding sequences within it:
- a CDS encoding DUF6787 family protein, whose translation is MKKLKARWGVTSNFQLVVIFIVFAITGSVSAYLSKPFTNYIGLTGENLGWFYLPIRLIAIFPIYQVLLVLFGFIFGQFEFFWAFEKKMLRSMKLGFIANWFEKKVAE
- a CDS encoding GldL-related protein, which codes for MLQKFLYIIISFLLGMFFVILGAFFKITHFSNGNLFLLLGMLFKSLALILLIIKIVKQPKKEKI